The window AACATAGATAAGGCTCCAGAAGAAAGAGAAAGAGGAATCACAATTTCAACAGCACACGTTGAGTATGAGACTCCAAATAGACATTACGCACACGTTGATTGCCCAGGACATGCTGACTACGTTAAGAACATGATCACAGGAGCAGCACAAATGGACGGAGCAATATTAGTTTGTTCTGCAGCAGATGGTCCAATGCCTCAAACAAGAGAGCATATATTACTTTCAAGACAAGTTGGAGTACCTTACATAGTAGTATTCCTAAACAAGTGTGACATGGTAGACGACGAAGAATTATTAGAGTTAGTTGAAATGGAAGTAAGAGACTTATTAAATGAGTACGAATTCCCAGGAGACGACACTCCAATAGTACAAGGATCAGCTCTTAAAGCATTAGAAGATCCATCAAGTGAGTGGGGAGACAAAATAGTAGAATTATTCGAAGAAATAGATGCATACATCCCAGAGCCAGAAAGAGATATAGACAAGACTTTCTTAATGCCTGTAGAGGACGTATTCTCAATCACAGGAAGAGGAACAGTTGCAACTGGTAGAGTTGAAAGAGGAGTATTAAAAGTTCAAGATGAAATCGAAATAGTAGGACTTTCAGAAGAGCCTAAGAAGATAGTTTGTACAGGAGTAGAGATGTTCAGAAAACTTCTAGATCAAGCACAAGCTGGAGATAACATCGGAGCATTATTAAGAGGTGTTCAAAGAGATGAGATCCAAAGAGGACAAGTATTAGCTAAGCCAGGATCAATAAATCCTCACACTAAAGTAAAAGCAGAGGTATATGTATTAAAGAAAGAAGAGGGAGGAAGACATACTCCATTCTTCGATGGATACAGACCACAATTCTACTTTAGAACAACAGATGTTACAGGATCAATAAAGTTACCAGAAGGAACAGAAATGGTAATGCCTGGAGATAACATCACAATGGAAGTTGAATTAATCGCTCCAATAGCAATGGAAGAGGGATTAAGATTCGCTATCCGTGAGGGTGGAAGAACAGTAGGAGCAGGAGTAGTTGCTGCTATAATGGAATAGTTAAAAATATAGAGAAGGATATCTTCCTTCTCTTTTTTTCTTGATGAATTGGTAAAAAATATAACAGTATATTTTTTGAAAATAATTGACATACTCATAGAAATGTGATACCTTTTATAAGGTAATACTTATAATACCAGCAATCTATGTGTAGAAATACACATATTGCTTTAAGATATGGACAGGACAAATTAGGAGGTGTGCCAAATGAGAGTTAAAGTAATTTTAGCATGTACTGAATGTAAACAAAGAAATTACAATACAACTAAGAACAAGAAGAACAACCCAGACAGAATAGAATTGAAAAAATATTGTAGATTCTGCAAAACACATACTACTCACAAAGAAACAAAATAGTTTATAGAAGGATGTGACGTGGGAATGTCGGCTCAAACTAATATAAATTCGAATAAAGAAAATACTAAAAGCATAGGTAGATTCTTGAAAGAAACTAAAGGGGAACTTAAAAAAGTTCATTGGCCAAATAAAAAAGAGCTAACTAAATATACTGGAGTAGTTCTAATGACATGTCTTTTCATGACTGTATTAGTATGGGCGGTTGATTCCGGTATAGGATTCTTGTTAAAGCTTATGCTAAATAGATAATTCCGTAAAGGAGGTCAGTGTCATCTGATTTTAGGTAGATGGCAGTTAAAGATAATATGTCAGAATTGGAACAAGCTAGATGGTATGTTGTGCATACTTACTCAGGTCACGAAAATAAAGTTAAAGCCACTATTGAAAAAGCAGTTAAGACTAGAGGTATGGAAGATTTTATCCTAGATTTATCTGTTCCTACTGAAGAAATAGTAGAGACTAAGAATGGCAAGACCAAATCTAAACAAAGAAAAATATTCCCAGGATATGTTTTGATCAAAATGATCATTACTGATGAATCTTGGTATATAGTTAGAAACACTAAAGGAGTAACTGGATTCGTAGGCCCGGGATCTAAACCGGTTCCGTTATCTGAAGAAGAAGTTAAAACTATGGGTGTTGAAAAGACAACTTTAGAGATAGATTTCGAAGTTGGAGAAGCTATAACGGTTAAATATGGACCGTTTGAAGGATTTATGGGGAATATTGAAGAAATAAACCTAGAAAAAGAAGTTGTAAAAGTATTAATATCGATGTTTGGTAGAGAAACTCCAGTTGAACTGGAATTCGATCAAATAGAGAAAATATAATTTAAAGAAACAAACATATCAAGGAGGTGTACTAAAATGGCTAAAAAAGTTATAGGACAAATAAAATTACAAATACCTGCAGGAAAAGCTACTCCAGCTCCACCAGTAGG is drawn from Tepidibacter hydrothermalis and contains these coding sequences:
- the tuf gene encoding elongation factor Tu, producing MAKAKFERNKPHVNIGTIGHVDHGKTTLTAAITRTLHARYELGEAVDFANIDKAPEERERGITISTAHVEYETPNRHYAHVDCPGHADYVKNMITGAAQMDGAILVCSAADGPMPQTREHILLSRQVGVPYIVVFLNKCDMVDDEELLELVEMEVRDLLNEYEFPGDDTPIVQGSALKALEDPSSEWGDKIVELFEEIDAYIPEPERDIDKTFLMPVEDVFSITGRGTVATGRVERGVLKVQDEIEIVGLSEEPKKIVCTGVEMFRKLLDQAQAGDNIGALLRGVQRDEIQRGQVLAKPGSINPHTKVKAEVYVLKKEEGGRHTPFFDGYRPQFYFRTTDVTGSIKLPEGTEMVMPGDNITMEVELIAPIAMEEGLRFAIREGGRTVGAGVVAAIME
- the rpmG gene encoding 50S ribosomal protein L33 codes for the protein MRVKVILACTECKQRNYNTTKNKKNNPDRIELKKYCRFCKTHTTHKETK
- the secE gene encoding preprotein translocase subunit SecE, producing MSAQTNINSNKENTKSIGRFLKETKGELKKVHWPNKKELTKYTGVVLMTCLFMTVLVWAVDSGIGFLLKLMLNR
- the nusG gene encoding transcription termination/antitermination protein NusG, which gives rise to MSELEQARWYVVHTYSGHENKVKATIEKAVKTRGMEDFILDLSVPTEEIVETKNGKTKSKQRKIFPGYVLIKMIITDESWYIVRNTKGVTGFVGPGSKPVPLSEEEVKTMGVEKTTLEIDFEVGEAITVKYGPFEGFMGNIEEINLEKEVVKVLISMFGRETPVELEFDQIEKI